One window of Sphingobacteriales bacterium genomic DNA carries:
- a CDS encoding helix-turn-helix domain-containing protein, translating to MERVNTPILSEIGRKELETLFKRSDNHSLRKRCQTILLKAEVRHSKDVGSIVGMCHVSVTSLLKRYKSDGIAGLYIKPGRGKKYLIDKKSDEHAILEAVSQHRQKISYRQGRMGGFKWKRSKQEHF from the coding sequence ATGGAACGAGTAAACACACCTATTCTAAGTGAAATAGGTCGAAAAGAGTTAGAGACACTGTTTAAAAGATCAGACAACCATAGTTTGCGAAAACGCTGCCAGACGATTTTGTTGAAAGCTGAGGTTCGGCATTCAAAAGATGTAGGAAGCATAGTAGGCATGTGTCATGTGAGTGTGACCAGTTTGTTAAAACGGTATAAATCAGATGGGATAGCAGGCTTATACATCAAACCGGGGCGTGGGAAAAAGTATCTTATTGATAAAAAATCGGATGAGCATGCTATCTTGGAAGCCGTCAGTCAGCATCGCCAAAAAATTAGCTACCGCCAAGGCAGAATGGGAGGCTTCAAGTGGAAAAGAAGTAAGCAAGAGCACTTTTAA